The genomic interval TCCTCTTGGATCACTTCTTTAACCTCTTCCTTTTCCAGTTCACGGAAATGAGCAAGCCAATCAGTGTGCGATTTCTTGTCGACTAATTTAGTTAAAATAGGGAGTGTTTCTTTACAGTCACCCCATACCGCGACGGTGGTCTTTACATTTTTATCTATTTCTGCGGGGTCAATATCCAGATGAATAATTTTTGCCTGTTTTGCATATTTGTCAAGACGGCCTGTAACACGATCATCAAACCTCATTCCGATCGCGATTAAAACATCGCATTCATTGGTTAAAACATTCGGTGCATAGTTGCCGTGCATACCCAGCATGCCCACGTTTTGTGGATGATCGGTTTCTAATGCACTCAGACCCATTACTGTCCATGCAGCAGGAATACCGCTTTTTTCGATAAACTCTTTGAATTCTTTCTCTGCTTTTCCTAAAATAACCCCTTGACCAAAAAGAACAAGTGGTTTTTTTGCCTGATTGATAAGGTCAGCTGCCTCTTGTATGTGTTTGTTCCGAACAATCGGTTTTGGTCGGTAGCTTCGGATATGACTACATGGTTTGTAGCCAAGGTAGTCGAAGAGTTGAACCTGCGCATTCTTTGTTATGTCGATCAACACCGGTCCCGGCCTTCCCGAACGAGCAATATAGAATGCCTTGGCGAGCGCTTCAGGGATTTCACTAGCTTCAGTTACCTGATAGTTCCATTTAGTGACCGGTGTTGTAATATTGATCACATCCGTTTCTTGAAAAGCATCCGTGCCCAGTAAATGAGCAAAAACCTGACCCGTAATACAGACTATTGGGTTGCTGTCAATCATCGCATCTGCTAATCCTGTTATCAGGTTAGTTGCTCCCGGTCCACTCGTGGCAAAAACAACGCCGACTTTGCCGGATGTTCTGGCAAAGCCCTGGGCAGCATGAATGCCTCCCTGCTCATGCCTCACCAGAATATGCTTAAGTTTATCGTTATAATCATATAACGCATCATATATAGGCATAATGGCGCCCCCCGGATAGCCGAAAACAGTTTCGATACCTTCGGCTAACAAAGCTTCCAGGACTGCTTGAGATCCTGAAATTTGTGTCTTGGCAACAGTCTCGGTAGCGGTCTTGCTATCCTCGTTTTTTGTTTCTACCGTGTTCATATAATTTAAGCTATTAATAAAACATATTATTCATCTGTTACGCAGCCTTCACTTGCGTCTTTAACACTTTTGTGATATTTGTACAAAGCACCCTTGCTGACTGGTGGGGGTGGTTGCTTCCAGTTTAGACGACGTTTTTCTAATTCCTCATCACTTATCAAAACGTTGATTTCATTTTTTACAGCATCAATTCGGATGAGGTCGTTTTCTTGGATCAGCCCGATGTTGCCACCTTCCCATGCTTCGGGCGTCACGTGTCCAACTACAAACCCATGTGTTCCTCCCGAAAACCTTCCATCTGTAACCATTGCGACTGATTTTCCTAAACCGGCACCAATAATAGCAGAAGTTGGCTTTAGCATCTCAGGCATTCCGGGAGCGCCCTTAGGACCCACCTGCCGGATAATTATCACATCGCCAGCATGTACTTTCCCAGATTCAATTCCCTCAATCAACTCATATTCGCCCTCAAAGACACGTGCAGGTCCTTCAAAATATTCGCCTTCTTTGCCACTGATCTTTGCCACCGAGCCTTTTTGTGCGATGTTGCCATATAAGATTTGCAAATGTCCCGTTTTCTTGATCGGTGCCTCAATCGGATAAATAATCTTTTGATTTTCGAAATCCAAGTCTTGAGCCTCTTCCAGATTTTCAGCGACTGTTTTTCCTGTTACAGTCATACAATGACCATGTAACATGCCTTTTTTCAGAAGATACTTCATGACAGCCGGAATACCGCCTATTTCATGCAGGTCCTCCATGAGGTATTTACCACTCGGTTTAAAATCAGC from Pedobacter indicus carries:
- the ilvB gene encoding biosynthetic-type acetolactate synthase large subunit, whose protein sequence is MNTVETKNEDSKTATETVAKTQISGSQAVLEALLAEGIETVFGYPGGAIMPIYDALYDYNDKLKHILVRHEQGGIHAAQGFARTSGKVGVVFATSGPGATNLITGLADAMIDSNPIVCITGQVFAHLLGTDAFQETDVINITTPVTKWNYQVTEASEIPEALAKAFYIARSGRPGPVLIDITKNAQVQLFDYLGYKPCSHIRSYRPKPIVRNKHIQEAADLINQAKKPLVLFGQGVILGKAEKEFKEFIEKSGIPAAWTVMGLSALETDHPQNVGMLGMHGNYAPNVLTNECDVLIAIGMRFDDRVTGRLDKYAKQAKIIHLDIDPAEIDKNVKTTVAVWGDCKETLPILTKLVDKKSHTDWLAHFRELEKEEVKEVIQEELNPSSDIMTMGEVVKVLNELTGGDAVIVTDVGQHQMVACRYAKFNQSKSNVTSGGLGTMGFGLPAAIGAWYGAPERPIVAIIGDGGFQMTLQELGTIMQFGAKVKILILNNEFLGMVRQWQQLFNDKRYSFVDITSPDFVTVAKGYHIDGQRISEREQLKDALKTMLDHPDSYLLEVMVGKENNVFPMVAQGSSVAEIRLK